Below is a window of Hydrogenimonas sp. DNA.
TTACACCCGGATGGCTGGTGGTAGAGTGCGGTGCCAGAAAGTTCGGGCGTATGGAAAACTTCCTAAAAAGTGTAAAGCAGCTTATGGGAGAGAAGGTGATAGAGTCGACAGATATCATCTCCTACCTAATAAACAGACTCTCACGGGCCCAAAAGAGTGTAACATTCGCAGAGAGCTGCACCGGGGGACGCATAGCGGCAAAACTCACATCAAAGGCGGGCTCTTCCACAGTCTTCAAAGGCTCCCTCGTAACTTACTCGAACAGGCTCAAAGCGGGATGGCTGGGTGTCGAGAAGGAGGTGCTCGAGAAGTTCGGAGCAGTCAGCAAAGAGTGTGTGGAGCAGATGCTGACCGGAGCCAAAGAGATAGCCGGGGCCGACTATGCAGTGGCAGTCAGCGGCATAGCCGGCCCAGGAGGAGGAACACCCCAAAAACCGGTAGGAACCGTAATAATAGGAGCGATGAGCGATACCCACACAATAGTGGAAGAGCTGCACTTCGAAGGAGACAGAAACTATATACAGGACCAGAGTGTTCTGTATGCGTACAAGCTGCTCTTTCAGGTAGCATCCGATGAGTTATTTTGATTGACACGCAGACAGGAGCAAAGCCCCTGAAGACTACGCTGGCCGCTGTGGCACTAAAGCTTGCCCCATTCGGGGCAGACGCTCGCTTTGTTCGCGGGAAGCTTAGCAGTGTTTTAGGCTTTTTCCTTTCTCGAAATCTCCGATTTCGTAGCTTTAGGGGGTTATAGGGACAATTTGTCCCTGCTCTTTTGCGGGCTCTGCCTGTAAAAAGAGGTCACACAGCCACGGTAATTTAAAACTCAAAATATATGAAGAGACGGGTCGACAAAATCTGCCGGTATTACGATTTGAGCGGCAACGGGGCGTGAAGAAAACCTCTCTTGCCCGAAGGGTTCCGTCCGTAGGAATTTGCGGTTTTTAGCCCCGCTGCCGCGTCCCAAAGGGCAGATCGCATCTGCGTACGGGTTTTGCCGACCCGTCTCGGTTTTTTCTTTACGCTTAATTTTGAATTACCGTATTCCGTGGAGAAACCCCTTGACAAGCCTGCTCTTTTTTCCTATAATTTCGCTCACGTTTACAAGATAAACGTAAAAAGAGATCGACCCGTTAGCTCAGCTGGTAGAGCAATTCCCTTTTAAGGAATGGGCCGTTGGTTCGAATCCAACACGGGTCACCATTTGATCACTGTTGATCGAATCTGAAAAGAGTAAGGGTCCTCATGACCCCTTCATCTAGTGGCCAAGGATGCCATCTTTTCAAGGTGGACACAGAGGTTCAAATCCTCTAGGGGTCGCCAGTTCAAACGGTCGCTTAGCTCAGTTGGTAGAGCGCCACCCTTACAAGGTGGATGCCAGTGGTTCGAGTCCACTAGCGACCACCATTTACTTCTAAATCCGGTGCGGTGGTAGTTCAGTTGGTTAGAATACCGCCCTGTCACGGCGGGGGTCGCGAGTTCGAGTCTCGTCCACCGCGCCACTCTCCACTACAATCTTCAAAACATAATAAAACCTTTTTTGTCGAAAAAAAGAAGATGTCACTTTTCCGTCATTTTTTTCTGTGCCCAAATATTTTTAACGTATTTCGCCCTGTTAATTTTCCTTTATGTTTTTATCGGTTATAATTACAGAACAACATCATAAAGGAGTACTGTTATGATCGATAACGATATTGTAAAAATCGCGAACGAGACCAAAAAGCTGAACGCTCTGGTTGTTGAAGATGAGAAGGAAGCGAACGAGCTTATGCTCTCCACTTTCGGAAACTTCTTCAACTCTGTAGATTCAGCTTCAAACGCCGAAGACGCACTCGAGATATACAAGGAGAAGAAGCCGGATGTCGTTTTCATAGATATCATTCTTCCAGGGATGGACGGCCTGGAACTTGCACGCAGAATACGTGAAATCAAGCCTGATCAGATCATAGTCATCATATCCGCCAGCAACGATATGAACAAGATTTCCGAAGCTATCAAGATTGGTGTCGACAGCTTCATCCAGAAGCCCATAGACTCCAATAAGATCATAGATCTTCTCAAGAACATCAACAAAACGATAGCGAAAAGAAAGAAGATAGAGACAAAAACATTCTCAATCACCCTGCCGATGGATCTTTACGACAGGGTACATGCAGATGCGAAAGTGGAGAGAATCTCCAAAAACGCGATGATTATACGCGCGCTCAAAGCATTTTACGACATCAAGCCCTGAAGATAGGTAGTTCGACCCAGAAAGATGCCCCGCGACTCGTGTTGCGGGCGCTTATCTTTCCGTGCAGCCTCTTTTCGACAATCATTTTCGACATATAGAGCCCAAGACCTGTCCCCCTTGCCTGGTATTTGGTTGTGAAGTATGGTTCGAAAATCTTGTGAATGATACTCTCGTCTATCCCCCCTCCGTTGTCCCTTACATTGATATTTACACTTTCATTGTACTTAACCTCGATCTTGATATATGGCTCTTCCGTTTTCGACTCCTTCAAGGCATCGACCGCATTGTATATGAGATTCAGAAGCACCTGCTTCAGGTCATTTGCACTACCCTTGACGATGGCCTCTTTCTCCGGAAGCTTGAGCTTTAACTTTATATTCTCATCCTCCAGCACAACGGAGACCAACCTTACCGTATCTCTTATGGTTCTGCAGACTTCAAAAGCGCCGGGATGCTCGTAATCCTTCCCGTTCGATGCGAACTTCCTGAAGTCGTCAATTGTGTCGGAGAGATATTTCAGCGTATCGTGAATCTTCTTTTCAGCATGTATTATCGCCTCTTTAGAGATACTTCCTACACGCGCCTTGATGGAAAGGTCCTGCATTATCAGGGCGATGATATTTAGAGGCTGGCGCCACTGATGGGCGATATTGTTTATCATCTCACCCATGGAGGCGAGTTTCGACTGGTGGTAGAGAAGCTTATCTTTTTCCCTGTTTTTCTTAACCTCCAGGGCGATCCTGCGCTCGAGGGAGGCATTGAGTTCGGCAAGCTCTTTCGTTCTCTTCTCAACCTCTTTTTCAAGATGGCGGTTTAGATCGACAATCTCGTTTGTACTCGATGTAACCAGCGTCGAGAGCGTCATAAGGAGCTCATCTTTGCTGTCCAGTTTGGGCTCTCTCTCTTTCAGCTGCAGTCTCGACTCTTCCGACTCCGTCAGAGCGACTCTGGTCAATGTGTAGTTGTAGTAGCGGTTCTTTCCCTGCTCATGCGTAAACTCACCGAAGGTAACCAGCCCATAAATATCTTCAGGATTTTCGAACATCTCCGCCGAGCGGCGGAGAATGTCCATATAGCCGTTTTCGTAAGAGATACATATGAAAAACCAGGCCACTTTAGCCGGAACATACCTGTATACCTCCACCATACTCTCGTAGCGGCTCATCATACGTTTATAGTGCCCGAACCCTATCTGTACCTTCTCACCCTCTTCGAACTCTCCCGTGAAAAAACCCTTTCCCTCTTCAAGTGTCAAAAGTGTTCTTGCCACGGTACCGAATTCGGCAGACCTGCGTATAAGAGGGTGTGCCAGCGTGATCTGAAGGATTTTATCCTCGCACATAGGACCGAAATATCCGGCATAAACCTCTTCTATGGGCTTGCCGTCGAGCTCCTGGAGATACCTGCCGTTCGCCTTCGTAACGGTAAGCTCCTTTCCGATTGGAACCCAGTCGAAATAGTGCCTGCAGTCTACCCGAAGAGATTCACCCTCCATCAAAACCGCCACTATACCCTCTTCTTTATAGATACGGTTTTTTGAGAAAACCATAAAATTATTATATGGTTCGTTGTCGGATGCGATACCTCCGAAAATAGGAACCTCTCCGAAACGGCTGTTGCACTTTTTGAAAAACTTCTCCATATTGAAATAGACGGCATTGGTCAGGAGAAGGATTCCCTTCGTTTTCGAAGATATTTTCGAAGCCAAAGCGGCAGCCAAAGCGTCGTAATCTGAGTCGGACTCAGCCTTCAGGACGCTCTCGAAGAGTGTAAGAGTACTCTTTTCGAAATGAGTCAGGGAGAGGACTATGCTCTCTTTTATAAGATTACCGCCATATAGCTGGGTCACGCCGGTGGCACCTGCAATCATAGCCTTCGGAAGATGCCTTTGCAGACTCTCTTTCAGAAGATTCAGGTCCGCACCGGGGCGGCAGTTTACCTGCACAAGCAGCTGCTCCATCTGTGCGAGTCGATGCTCTCTTACAAACTCCGCAAATCCAGCTTCATTTTCATACTTGAAACTCCACTGCCGCATCTCATACCTCTCTATCCCGCAAAGTGCGGAGATTTTTTCCGGTTCTGCACAAACGGCGCAACTTCCGGTGATTCAACTCGGACACTACCCCAGTCTTATGCGTACCGACTTCTCATGAGCCGTGAGCCCTTCGGTTTTCGCAAGTAGAGCGCATGCTTCCCCGATGGCGTTTATTCCCCCCTCGCTCATCGCTATGATGGATGATTTCTTGATGAAGTTCTCGGTACTCAACGGCGAGTAGAACCTGGCCGTACCGCCTGTCGGTAGAGTATGGTTCGGACCGGCCATATAGTCGCCTATGGGCTCCGGTGTAAACTCTCCCAGAAATACGGCACCCGCATGTTTGATTTTGGGCAGCAGTTCGAAAGGGTTCGCGGTGACGACTTCTAGATGTTCCGGCGCTATCCGGTTCATCAGCTCCACCGCTTCGTCCAGGTTTTGCGTAACTATGATCGCCCCCCTCTCCTCTATCGACTTCCTGGCTATCAACTCCCGCTCCAGCTTTCCAAGCTCCAAGTATACGGTCTCTCTTACAGCCTCGGCAAGCTCCCTGGAGGGTGTTATCAGTATAGAGCTGGCCATTTCGTCATGTTCGGCCTGTGAAAGCAGATCGATCGCCAGATATTCCGGTATCGCCGTCTCGTCCGCAACTATACCTATTTCACTGGGACCGGCTATCATATCTATGTTCACATCCCCGTAGACCATCTTTTTCGCCGTAGCGACGAAAATATTGCCCGGGCCTGTAATGACATCCACTTTCGGAACGCTCTGCGTACCGTAGGCCATCGCTGCTATAGCACTGGCCCCACCCACCTTGAACATCTTTTTTATACCACAAAGATGCGCCGCCGCAAGCAGAAGATGGTTTATCCGGTTCTCCGGCGCCGGTGTGGTTACGACAATCTCCTCCACTCCCGCGACTATCGCCGGTATCGCATTCATCAACAGTGAACTCGGATAGGCCGCTTTACCGCCCGGTATATAGAGCCCCGCCCTCTCCACGGGCGTAACCTTCTGCCCAAGTATGTTTCCCTCTTTGTCGAAATCTATCCAGCTTTTGGGCAGCTGCTTTTCGTGGTAGGCTTTTATGCGGTCATACGCGAGATGAAGAGCACTTTTGAGATCGGCCTCCAGTTCATCGTAAGCTCTTTTCATATCCGAAGTATCGACCTTCAGATCGTCGCCGCAAGAGGGGCTCCAACCGTCAAACTTCCCTATATGTCTCAAAAGAGCCTCATCACCTTCACTTCTAATCTCTTTTATTATCCCGCCGACGATCGAAGAGACCTCTTCCATATCCATCGCTCCCCGACCCAGCAGCTCTTCAAACTTCTGCGAAAATCCGTCGTCACAGCTTCCAATAATAACCATAGCGCTCCCTTTCGGCATCTTATGGCCATTATTGTATTTAAACTATTATTTAAGTATGCTTTTGTATACTTTC
It encodes the following:
- a CDS encoding molybdopterin binding motif, CinA N-terminal domain / C-terminal domain of CinA type S; the protein is MKNRLIIIGKNLYLNPPFMEYIERELEHLGFLEQITKLPETSSEIVPLLQEQISGEGNIVIVANKKAFAPISKLLATMTDDTLVLKESILIPSKSEVYDDNSFLLRYGERSVNVVMAEPGKTVPLFLVEGEKRQGVIHIFNIDEEGAEALLDPLAKSYEVEFSSTALTPGWLVVECGARKFGRMENFLKSVKQLMGEKVIESTDIISYLINRLSRAQKSVTFAESCTGGRIAAKLTSKAGSSTVFKGSLVTYSNRLKAGWLGVEKEVLEKFGAVSKECVEQMLTGAKEIAGADYAVAVSGIAGPGGGTPQKPVGTVIIGAMSDTHTIVEELHFEGDRNYIQDQSVLYAYKLLFQVASDELF
- a CDS encoding chemotaxis regulator - transmits chemoreceptor signals to flagelllar motor components CheY; this encodes MIDNDIVKIANETKKLNALVVEDEKEANELMLSTFGNFFNSVDSASNAEDALEIYKEKKPDVVFIDIILPGMDGLELARRIREIKPDQIIVIISASNDMNKISEAIKIGVDSFIQKPIDSNKIIDLLKNINKTIAKRKKIETKTFSITLPMDLYDRVHADAKVERISKNAMIIRALKAFYDIKP
- a CDS encoding histidine kinase, whose product is MRQWSFKYENEAGFAEFVREHRLAQMEQLLVQVNCRPGADLNLLKESLQRHLPKAMIAGATGVTQLYGGNLIKESIVLSLTHFEKSTLTLFESVLKAESDSDYDALAAALASKISSKTKGILLLTNAVYFNMEKFFKKCNSRFGEVPIFGGIASDNEPYNNFMVFSKNRIYKEEGIVAVLMEGESLRVDCRHYFDWVPIGKELTVTKANGRYLQELDGKPIEEVYAGYFGPMCEDKILQITLAHPLIRRSAEFGTVARTLLTLEEGKGFFTGEFEEGEKVQIGFGHYKRMMSRYESMVEVYRYVPAKVAWFFICISYENGYMDILRRSAEMFENPEDIYGLVTFGEFTHEQGKNRYYNYTLTRVALTESEESRLQLKEREPKLDSKDELLMTLSTLVTSSTNEIVDLNRHLEKEVEKRTKELAELNASLERRIALEVKKNREKDKLLYHQSKLASMGEMINNIAHQWRQPLNIIALIMQDLSIKARVGSISKEAIIHAEKKIHDTLKYLSDTIDDFRKFASNGKDYEHPGAFEVCRTIRDTVRLVSVVLEDENIKLKLKLPEKEAIVKGSANDLKQVLLNLIYNAVDALKESKTEEPYIKIEVKYNESVNINVRDNGGGIDESIIHKIFEPYFTTKYQARGTGLGLYMSKMIVEKRLHGKISARNTSRGASFWVELPIFRA
- a CDS encoding histidinol dehydrogenase; amino-acid sequence: MVIIGSCDDGFSQKFEELLGRGAMDMEEVSSIVGGIIKEIRSEGDEALLRHIGKFDGWSPSCGDDLKVDTSDMKRAYDELEADLKSALHLAYDRIKAYHEKQLPKSWIDFDKEGNILGQKVTPVERAGLYIPGGKAAYPSSLLMNAIPAIVAGVEEIVVTTPAPENRINHLLLAAAHLCGIKKMFKVGGASAIAAMAYGTQSVPKVDVITGPGNIFVATAKKMVYGDVNIDMIAGPSEIGIVADETAIPEYLAIDLLSQAEHDEMASSILITPSRELAEAVRETVYLELGKLERELIARKSIEERGAIIVTQNLDEAVELMNRIAPEHLEVVTANPFELLPKIKHAGAVFLGEFTPEPIGDYMAGPNHTLPTGGTARFYSPLSTENFIKKSSIIAMSEGGINAIGEACALLAKTEGLTAHEKSVRIRLG